The nucleotide sequence TTGAGCTCGAGTCACGACACTTCCCCGTTCGGTATAGTGACTAAATATGTTCTGGTACGCTTTGCACTTCAGTGGATTCCGCAGGATAAGGTCTGCAGATAGCACAGTAAGCAAATGTACGTATCGAACCTCGACAAAATCTTGCCCTCAAGACTCCCGGGTGTTGGGGGGCTGGTGGGAGTGATGGCATGGACAAGCGGCTCGACGGTTTGAGGATAAATTTAGGGGCGGCGATCGCGCTAGCTGCCTGCCTACCTCTGGTATCCATCTCTGCAAATGCCCAAGAAGCCCTAACGCAAGCTCGTGTCGATCGGATTGCCAATCAGGTCACGGTGGAATTGCAAGGGACTTCTCCTAGAGAGGCTCAAATTGACGACCAGTTGGTGGAGCGCGATCGCCTAGCCACAGGAGTCGCTTCGCAGGCACAACTCATTTTTAATGACGATTCATTGGTGCGGGTCGGTCAAAATTCGCTGTTTCAATTTCAAGCGGGCGGACGGCAATTTTTATTAGAAGAGGGCGTCGCGGCAGTTGTGACGCCGCCAGGGGCGGGAGGAGGGCGCTTGAGTACGCCTGCAGCAGTCGCTGCGGTGCAAGGCAGCTTTTTCCTAACGATTTCGCGCAATCGAGATGGCAGCACCATCGATGTGTTTTTTAACTTCAATGCCAGACCCCTCATCCTGCTCAACTTGGCCGGAGCAGAAATTGGCCGACTGCCTCCAGGACATGTGGCCCTAGTGATTGATGGAGAATTAGTCAGTTTGGCTCGATTCGATCCGCTCTTCGTGATTGACAATGCACCGCTCTTAGCCGATCTGTGCTCGGGTGCGTTTCCATCGTCGGCAGTAGAGCAGGAATGTCAGCAGGTGGTCTCGGTCAATGCGCCGGAGGACGCTAGAGAAGAATTTTTCCGATCGCTCGGTCCCGACCCCTTCGACAATCGAGAACAGTTAAACGAGTTCCTCTTCGAAACCAACAGCGTACCCTCTATTCCACCAATCATCGATCCTGGGCCAATCGATCCCGGACCTATCGATCCCGGACCTATCGATCCCGGACCTATCGATAACGGACCCATCGATAACGGACCCATCGATAACGGACCCATCGATAACGGGCCAATCGATAACGGGCAGTTAGATTCAGTGAATGGGCTTTCTGCACCATAAGTGGTCATTGCGGGTGCTCGTCTGCCAGCCTCGCTTGGAACTGTTCGGGATAGTCTTAACGATTTCTCACCTCCTCACACCTGCTCAATTCGTTCAATACCGTTTGCTCGTTCGAGGTGCGCTATGCCCCAGTTCAATCAGTTCGAGATGCACTCCAGTCAGCTCATCCGCTCCTGGGTGGTTGGACTGGGGTGGGGACTCGCCCTTACTGTGGGAATTCACCCCATCGCCTGGGCTCAATCGCCTCCAACAGCGATCGAGACTGAAGAGGAAGAAAGTGAGAATGGCGAGCGGGAGTCGGAAGCGATCGCGACGGGCGATCGCGGCCTGCAGCTGTTGCTAGAGGCATTGGAAGAAGAGCCCGATCTGGGACCAATCCCGCTGCAGCCCGTAGCCGAGGAACCGTCTGGACCGAGTCCGTTTCGATTGTTTGTGGATATGGAGGTGCGCGGCTCCACCAATGCTGCTTTCGAGCCAGACCCCGATGCCGATCTAGTATTCTTGCCTAGCGTCACGTTTGTCGCCTCGCCATCGATCGCGCAAAACGCACAGTTGATCGCCAGCCTCAGCGGCGGCAATGGCTTTTATGCCGATCGCAACGATCTGGAGTTTGGCTTTATCAGCGGCTCGATTGGAGTGAACTGGGATTTTGCACCCTTTGCGTTTACCCGCGTGGAGCTGATCGGCCAACAGTTTTTCTCGTTTGACAATGACGATTTTCGCAGCTTGACGGCACGATTTCAGATTGGCAGCTTTCGCTTCTTTTTCGATAACGACTTATTTATACGCTATTTCTACCAATTGGATGGCAGCCTGACCAGTGAGAACGATCTCGATCGCCTCGGCAATAGCATGAACGTATCGCTGTTGTATCCCTTGTCCAGCCGCCTGCAAGGACGCTTCAACTACCGGATACTGCTCAGTAGCTTCGAGGATGTCCCCCGCACCGATCTCAATAACCAAGTGCGAGGCGAGGTGAGATACGCCATCAATTCCGCCCTGACGGTGCGCGGGTTCGCGTCCTTTACCAACAACCTTTCCACCGACAACGATCGCGATTACGACGAGTTCTCCTACGGACTGGGCTTGACCACCAGTCTGCCAGTGGGGGGAAGGCGTTAAGGGGCTGGCATTTCAAGTTGCAAAGCCAAGCTGGCCCGAATGCTGTAGGTCAGCTCGGCCAGCAGAAGGATGACAGCGATTGGAATCGAAGGGAGCTAAACTGCGGCGATTGCCCTGGGCAACGCCTCCAGCACCCGATCCACATTCTCGCGGCTGCTGTTTGCGCCCATCAAACCAATTCGCCACACACGACCGGTCAAATCTCCCAAGCCATTGCCAATCTCGATATTGTCCTCATTCAACAGCTTGAGGAAAACAGCCTTGCCATCCACCCCGTCGGGAATGCGAACTGTTGTTAGGGTGGGCAGCCGATCCTGACGCTCGACATAACAATCCAAGCCAATCTCAGTCAAACCAGACCAGAGATATTCTGCCGTGTCTCGGTGGCGCTTCCAACGGGCTGCCAAGCCTTCATCGGCAATCAGGCGCAACCCTTCTCGCAGTGCGTAGGTCATGGAAATGGGGGCGGTGTGGTGGTAGGTGCGATCGTTGCCCCAATACTTGCTCACCAGCGACATATCCAAATACCAGTTGGCCACTTGGCTAGAGCGCCGATTCAACTTCTCGATCGCCCTGGGCCCCATCGTAAAGGGGGAAATACCGGGAGGGCAACTGAGGCATTTTTGGCTGCAACTATAGGCGAGATCGATGCCCCAATCGTCAATGTAAAGGGGCACGCCCCCCATGCTGGTGACGGTATCGACCAGTAACAGACAATCGAACTCGCGACACAGGTCCCCCACCCCGTCTAGCGACTGACAGGCCCCCGTAGAGGTTTCTGCATGCACCAGCGCCAAAATCGCCGGACGGTGTTGCTCCAGCCCCTGACGAATCTCGGCCAGCGTAAACGTTTCGCCCCAAGGGCGTTGGATGGTCTGCACCTCTGCCCCGTAGCGACCCGCCATATCCACCAAGCGCAGGCCGAAATAGCCGTTGACTCCTACCAACACCCGATCGCCCGGTTCGACTGAATTAGCCAAGGTGGCTTCCATCGCAGCACTGCCGGTGCCGCTAATCGGAATCGTCAATTGATTTTCGGTCTGCCAGACGTAGCGCAGCAGCGATTGAATTTCTGACATTCGAGCTAAAAACTCGGGATCTAGGTGACTGACCTGCCGGGTGGTCATGGCATTCAACACCGCCGGATCGGCATTCGACGGCCCCGGCCCCAACAGCAGCCGCTCGGGCATTTTGAGGGGATCGAGAGAGAGCTGGTGGCGGTTGTTGATGGCGAGGGTGGCTGTCATTTCAATCAGCAGAAATACGGCAGGTTGAGGTGTTTGGAGGGGTAGGCTGCTCCAGACAAACCCAGGCTGAATTATCCCACATTCATGTCGGCAATGCTGGGTTTTGTAATATTCAATACACACTGAACCGCGAGAGCCTGTATCGAACCTGAGTTCGATGGCTCTACATTGCGAGAAAGTCCTGTCCTTTGCCCCTGCTACTGGCATGGGTGCCGCTGGCGAATTCAATCAATCGTAATTATTGTGGGTTCAAATGTCAGAGTTGGCCGGAAAACATTGGGGGGCAAAGTCGGGCTTGAGCTCCAAACGAATGCGGGCACCTGTGGGAATGGGCTGAAGTTCGTCCAGTTGGCGTACGTGCATCTCGCGACCGGACGGCAGTTGCAAGCAGTAAATCGCTTCGTGTCCCAGAAACTGACGCCCGCGTACGTAGACCTCGCTGGCCTCATCCGGCACTAGGCTGCAGTCCTCCTGCCGCACCATCACTTCAACCCGATCCTCAGGGCGATCTGAAGCCTCGTTCTCGCCCAACAGTCCAATCTCGGTTTGCCAGCCCCCATCCGTTCGACTGGCTGTGAGGAAATTGGCTTGGGTCACAAACTCTGCCACAAAGCGAGTGCGGGGAGCGCGATAAATAGTCTCGGGGCGATCGCATTGTTCTAGCCGACCTTTATGCAACACCGCTACGCGATCGGAAATGGAGAGAGCCTCCTCCTGATCGTGGGTGACAAAGACCCCAGCAATATTGGCCCGAGACAAAATCTCGCGCACTTGCAGTCTCAGGCGATAGCGAATACCGGCATCTAGATTGCTAAAGGGTTCATCTAACAAAATAAGTTGCGGTTGTGGGGCCAAGGCTCGCGCCAGAGCCACCCGCTGCTGCTGTCCCCCCGATAGCTCGGCTGGATATCGGTCTTGAAAATCTTGCAACCCCACTAGCGCGATCGCCTCTTTCACCTGCTGCCGAGCGACCTCTTTTGAGAGCGATTTGGCCGCAGCAGATTTTTTCAGGCCAAACGCGACATTTTCCTTCAGGGTTAGATGGGGAAAGAGGGCGTAGTCTTGAAACACCACCCCCACCTGTCGCTGCTCGGGGGGAACCCAATCGTGGGGACTGGCCACAACGCGATCGCGAATCAAAATCTGTCCCCGATTGGGCCGTTCAAAACCAGCAATTAATCGCAACAATGTAGTCTTGCCACTGCCAGAGATACCCAGCAAGCCCAACAACTCGCCTTCTTCTAGCTGTAACGAAAGATCCTGTAAAACATCCCGACCTCGGAAATAGTGCTTCCAAATGCCGTCAATGATAAGAACTGGTGCCATGCAGTGGAATTGGACTCGACCGAGCGAGCTGTTAAGAATACTCAATCCATTCTCAAGCATACCCACACTAATTGCAAACAAATACCAATAACTCTGGCAGGTAGGGAGCCCGATCTAACGTCAGTTCGACGGCGATTGCAGCCGAGAAAAATGGCCGATATCTGGGTGAGTAACCTGAGCTGGAGTAAAGTGATGACCATCGCCATTGCCTTCCATGCGGGCGAGATGGGGGTGACTGAAAGAGACTGGGGTGCTAGTGCCAAGGAGAGTTGGGATTGAGCGTCTGCCCACAAGTGCTAGGAGAGGGAAAGCCCGTTCGCCCGCAGGCGATCGCCATTCTTGGAGCGGGAGCTTGGGGCACGACCTTGGCCGGACTCGCTCGCTCTAACGGGGCTGATGTGCGCTTGTGGTCGCGGCGGGGGGAGCGATCCCTAGCTGAGGTGGCGGGCGAGGCTGGGATTGTCCTATCGGCGATCTCCATGCAGGGAGTTTCCAGCGTTATCGAACAGCTACAGCAGGGGCAGCTTGCCCCCGACTGCATTCTGGTCAGTGCCACCAAAGGGCTGGATGCAGCAACGTTGCAGACGCCCTCGCAACTCTGGCAGCAAGCATTTCCCGAACATCCCGCCGTCGTATTGTCGGGGCCGAATTTATCGCAAGAAATCGATCGCGGTTTACCTGCAGCTACCGTAGTGGCGAGCGATTCCGAATTGGCGGCAGCTACCGTACAGGTGGCCTTGGCCTCCGATCGCTTTCGGATTTACACCAATACCGATCCGATTGGCACCGAACTGGGGGGCAGCCTCAAAAATATTATGGCGATCGCCGTCGGTGTCTGCGACGGTCTGGACTTAGGGGCCAATGCCAAAGCAGCTCTGGTTACCCGAGGGTTGGCCGAAATGCTGCGCATTGGCCTGCATTTTGGCGCTCGGGCAGAAACCTTTAGCGGTTTGTCGGGGTTAGGGGATTTACTGGCCACTTGCAGCGGGCTGCTCAGTCGCAATTATCAGGTGGGATATTACTTGGCCGAGGGGCGATCGCTGGCAGAGGCTCTCGATCTCGTAGCAGGGACTGCGGAGGGGGTCAACACGACCCCGGTAATGCTGGAAATTGCCCATCGCGAGGGCATTCCCGTTCCGATTGTCCGTCAAGTCAACCGACTGCTGCAGGGGCTCGATACTCCAGTTGCAGCAGTCGAAGCACTGATGGACCGAGAACTAACATCGGAAGTCTCTAGCTGAGCCGATCGGCTGCCTGTCGATCGACCCGCAAGCTGACTCGCACTATCGCGTCCTGGCGATCGCCTAACAACATCAGTTCGACAAGTGTCTGGCCCCCATCCCCTAGCCCCTTCCACCAACTCTGATGCTGCTGGCGAAATTCATATTCCGAAACATTGGCCATTTGTCTAGATGCCTGTGGCCCCCTTCCCCTAACCCCTACCCCCAACTTTGGGGGCAGGGGAACAAGGCCCCGTAAGGATTTTCGGCTGTTTCTCCCCTCTCCCAAACTTACGGCTGACGCCACGCTTCGCGAGGGGAGAGGGGCCGGGGGTGAGGGCCATGCAGAGTCATCGAACTCAGACCTAACAGCAGCCAGCGGCTAGCGGATCGAAGCCAGCGGGGAATTTGGTGTAGGAGTCGTAGGTTGCACCGGCTAGGCTAGCGCCATCGAGCTTCGCTTCCATGAACTTAGCCCCAGAGGTCAAGTCCGCCCGCTCTAGGTTGGCCCCGCTTAAATCAGCCCGTTCAAAACTGGATCGGCGCAGGCTAGAGCCTCGCAGATCGGCATTCTGGAGGGTGGTTTCAATCATATTGGCCCGCCGCAGATCGGCACCGCGCAGGTCAGCTTCAGTCAAATCGGAGCCGCGCAGGTTCACAAACCACAGCTTGGCCTTATACAGACTGGCTCCACGCAAGTTGGAGTTGCGAAAGTCTCGTTCGCCTGAGGCATATTGTTCGAGCAATTCTTCAACGCTGCTAACCGCGGCCATTCGGACCCTCCCAAAAGGCATTTAATATATTGTCAGAGACCGGCTGGATAAGGCCCAGCACTGCTCTTTATTAAATCACCAAGCGGTCCCTTCTCCAGTTCTGGGGCTGACGAGGAGATGGGATTTGTTCGATCGGGCTAATCAGCCCCTTTCGAGGCTCGATCCCGCCACTGTTGCATTAACTGCACCCCTCGCGACGTGCCCAATCTCGTGGCCCCAGCTTCAATCAATGCGATCGCCCCCTCCACCGTCTTAATGCCCCCCGACGCCTTAATGCCCACCTGCCCCCCCGTCACCTCCTGCAACAGAGCTACATCTGCCAGCGTGGCTCCGCCGCGCCAGCCCGTCGATGTTTTTAAATAGGCCACCCCAGCATCCGCACACAACTCCGCTGCCAAGCGCTTTTCCGCCTCCGTCAGCACGGTCATTTCCAAAATGGCTTTAACGGTCAGCCCCGTCTCCTCGACAATGCGAGCGATTTCAGCGTGAACGCGATCGCTCTTGCCCGCTTTGAGCCAGCCCAAGTTCAGAACCACATCCAATTCCTGCGCCCCGGCCTCTTTAGCCTCTAGAGCTTCGTAGAGTTTAACGGCGGTGGTGGAAGCCCCCAATGGAAAACTAATCACAGTGGAGACTTTAGGTCGACAGTTGTGCAGGAGTTCGACGGCTCGCGAGACGTGGCAGGGCAGAATGCAGACGCTGGCAAAGCCAAATCGGTCCGCCTGTCGGCAGAGGTCGTCGATGCGTTCGGGGGGGGCGATCGGATCGAGCAAAGAGTGATCGATGTAGGGGGCGAGATCGATCTCGGAGGGGCGATCGGGCACGGCAGTTAGGGAGCGCAGATACACCGATTACTGTAACGAAGATCGACCGGAGTATTGGGATAGAGCAATTTTCAGGTGGACAACGTACGCTCTAATTTTCAAACCTAGAATCTCCAATTTCCTTCGGTACAGAAGGTATACCACCAACCTGGAAAATGCTCTAAGTGACAGTTCTGGCAGGATCTCCACTAAGGTTCTAGGCGCATTCCTGCAGCGACGGGATCGAACCCTGCGGGAAACTGAGTGAATGCGTTGTAAACTGCCCCTTGCAGCGAGACCTGTAAAGTGGGAGCGCGTTCCAGAGATGTTTGCAGTTGCCAGCCGCCCACATCGTTAGACGCCACGATCGCCCTCGGGCGAGAGGGCGCGATCTCCGATACAACCTCCGAAGAGTCTTCGGCAAACACCAACGCCTGCGATAAATTCGCTCCGCGCAAATCAGCTCCCGCCAACTGGGTACCCCGCAGATCGGCCGCAAACAAGTTTGCCCTCCGCAAGTTGGCAGCCTGTAGATTGGTGCCGCGCAAATTGACCAACCGCAAATCGGCATCCCTCAGATCGGCCCCTTCTAGATCGCTGCCCTCCAAACTGGCTGGAAGCGGGCCGCCTCCATAAAACTTGGCTCCGCGCAGATCGGCACCGGTTAACTTGACGTAACTCAAATCGGCCCCCTGAAAGTTGGCTTGCTGGAGCTGACAGGTCTGGCACTGGCCGGTAACCTGCAATTGACGGATGGCATCGAACTCTCCAGCACGAACGGCTGCCCCTGTCGCGATCGCCGCGATTGCGATCGCTGCACCCCAGTCATACCGCAATGGCACAAACACATTACCCCCTGCTGCAAACGCAGAATCATCTGGGTGACCCCGCAGGATTCAGATCGGCAGAGTCCGAGTCTGAAACCACGTATATAGTGGATTGGCTACCCTTCAATCTCGATTGTACTCAATATGTAGTGTAAAATCTCGATTGTACTCAATATGTAGTGTAAATGTAGTGCGATTGTTACCTGTGTTGCGGATTGGCTAACCGCTTCTCGGCCATCTGCAATTTGTGCAGGCGTTGGTAGAGCCCTAAATTCGAGCGCATCAGTTCCTGGTGGGTACCCCGTTCCACAATCCTCCCCCCTTCCATCACCACAATGATGTCGGCTTCGCGGATGGTAGAGAGGCGATGGGCAATGACGATGACGGTGCAAGTGCCTAGCAAATTGCGCAATGCCTGCTGAATCAGGTGCTCCGATTCCGAATCGAGATTGGAGGTGGCTTCATCCAAAATTAGCACCGCCGGTCGCATCAAAATGGCGCGAGCAATGCCTAACCGCTGCCGCTGTCCTCCCGACAGACGCACTCCCCGTTCACCCACATTGGTGTGATAGCCCCGAGGCAATTCCACAATGAAGTCGTGGGCGCGGGCCAATTTAGCGGCTGCGACCGCTTGTTCTGGGGAGAACTTGGGGCGACCGTAGAGGAGATTGTGCATGACTGTCCCGTTGAATACCTCCACTTCCTGCGGCACCATGGCCAAGCGCGATCGATAGAGCTGCAAATGGAACTGCCGAATATCTTTTCCATCCCATAGAATCCTTCCTCGGGTAGGGTCTGCAAATCGATAGAGCAGCTTGGTCAAGGTGGATTTGCCCGAGCCCGACGGCCCCACTAAAGCCACAGTGGCATAGGGGGGAACGTCGAGGGAGAGATCGATCAAGGTGGGGGGAAGCTCGGGTCGGTAGCGAAAGTAGATGTGATGGAGGGAGAGGCGTCCGGGAGTTCTAGGGAGGCGAGTTTGGCTGCGGTTGGAGGGTTCTTTGAGGGGTAAGTGGAGAAATTCGTGCAACCAGACGATTGCGCTCACGCTAGTGGTTAAGAGTTCTGTCGGTTCTTGCAGGCGACTCACATCTGCCCGCACAATTTGGGCAATGGTAATGGCAGTAATCATGCCTCCCACAGAAATCTCGTTTTGGATCGCCAGATAGGCACTCAGGCCGACGATCGCACTCAAGGATAAATTGAGAAACATCCACATGACGGTTTCAGTGGCAAACAGTCGCACGAATGTTTTGCGAGCCATAAAGCGCTCGTAGCGATCGAGCCAGTGTTGTCCCCGCTTGTATTCCCGCACCTCTTGAGTAAATGCTTTCACAGTTTTGATATTCAGCACCACCTCGGCCAGACGGCTCATACTGCGGTCGAGCAAGCGTTCGCTAAACGCCACATAAGGCTGTAAAAAGGTAAATAGCTTGAAGATGATAGTGGCACACAGCGCGATCGATAAGGTGAAAACCCAGCCCAATCGCACGTCGATAATAAAGAACATGGCGATCGCAATAGTGAGGGTGGAGACCACTAAAATGCCACTTTGCACCAGGCTGATGTAGAGCAATTGCAGTTTAGAAATTGCCCGCTCCAAGCGCGAGACCAACAAGCCACTGTTATGGCTTTCGAAATAGCTCAGGGGGAGGGTTAGCACCTTGCGATAGGCGGCTTGGTTCAGTTGCGAAACCATATGCAAGGCCACCATTCGCTTGGGTAAGTGGGAAAACAGATCCTCAAACGGCGAGATTAAATTGAGACTAAAAAATAGCAGGCAGACCGTGGCGATCGCCAGATGTCGGGGCTCCCATCCCTCCAGGAGGGGAGATAGGAGCTGAATGCCGGGTTCTAAATATCCTGGAATGGGCTCGGACTGCGCGAGCAGGTTGGCAAACAGACCTAATAGATAGGGTCTGAGCAAATTGATGAACGCGAATAACAAGCCCCCCAATGAAATGGCAATGGTTGCCAGCGTATAGGGAGCAAAGAAGGACAGCACGCGTTGGATGGAGTTCATGCTGTGGCTCGATCGACATTGTGGAGAGGGCAAGCTGCTGCCGATTGGCTGGCTCCACAACTTATCGAGACAGCAGCAGAGATTTAAGTCTGAACGTCAACCCGGTCTAGTCATACCATTCTTATCTGACTTTACGCTCAATCCTCTAAAATTCACACTGTCTGGATTGCTGAGACGAGATTTCAAGCAGTCTAGGGGTGAAGGATCGAGCACAGCCTCAGCTCGGTTGGGTCTCGACCCATCGAAGCGGCGATCGCCTTGTCAGTCCTCGTTTGTCGGTGCGGGCAGACTCACGGCAGGAGTCGAAAGGGCTTGGCGATTGACGCTAGAGAGCTCTGTTTGCAGTCGTTTCAGCTTGCGCAGCGCTCGTCGCTCGATTTGCCGAACCCGCTCTCGCGATAGACCGATATGCTCGCCAATCTCGCGCAGGGTCAGCCCGTTACTGCCATCTAAGCCGTAGCGAGCCACAATCACCTCCCGCTCGCGCTCGCCCAGATGCTCCACTAGCATGTGAACTTCCTCGCGATGGGCCACCTGGTTCAGGTAGTCCACCGGATCGCTATCTTCATCTTGAATGAAATGCTGCAATTCGGTCCCATCTTCATCTCCTACGACCAAATTGAGCGATCGCATTTCGGACATGTGGCGAGTGATCAGATCGCGATAGTTATCGCCAATTTCGAGGGAGTCGAAGACATCGTTAACGGGGGGACGGATGCCGGATGTGGCAGAGAGTTCCCGGTACTTGCGCTTGACTTTCGAGACTTTCTCGTACATGTGAGCGGGCAGGCGGATCATGCGCCCTTTATTCTGAATGCCGCGATTGACGCTCTGGCGAATCCACCAAGTGGCATAGGTGGAAAACTTATAGCCGCGAGTGGGGTCAAATTTCTCCACTGCCCGCGTCAGACCAATCGTGCCTTCCTGGATCAGATCGAGGAAAGGGAGGCCGCGATTGCGATACCGCTTAGCGATGGACACCACCAAACGCAGGTTACATTCCACCATGCGCCGTTTGGCAATCTTGCCCTCTTCCAACTGCCGTTGCAGATCGGCCAACTCCAGATTCATATCAATGGCCCACTGCTCGTGAGTCGCACCGGGTTTGCGCTGCTCTTCTAGCGCGATCGCCCGCTGGACTTGATGGGCCAATAGCAGCTCTTCATCGGGAGCCAATAGTCTATAGCGACCAATGGTTTTGAGGAAGCGGCCTACAGCATCTTGGTGTTGGACTGTGCTTTCCATAAGACTGCTCTAAGTGGGTATGGCACCTTATTAATAACAATCTTTGTTTATTTCGTAAAGCCTTTTCTAAGCTTTTTGCTAGTACTTTTTCAGAATTTTGTGTAATAAAAGTTAAGATCCGCAGTTGAGGTCACCTACTACAGGTAGTGTCTACCATCGAAAAACAACGATCTACACCCCTGTATAGAGGTTCTGGAGAACCTTCGCAACATTCTGGAAAACTCATGCTGAGCATGGTTTACAGCGAAACTTAAGAATCTAAAATCTTTGTAAAATCGTCCCAAAGACAACTTCTTTAGCCGGAGGGGGACCCTCCGATCGAGCTTCGCAACAAAACTTTCTCCCCGGTTTGGGGAGAAAAAGTGCAGATGAGCGATCGCATCGCTGGCGATCGCTCTTAGGAGGCGTCTCTCACCCCAGGAGGCACTAGGCGCAGTGGCTCCAGACGGCGGCGAGGCGCTGGGGCCGGTGTTGTCTGAGTCCCAATGCTGCGATCGGCGGCTGGGGTCGGTTCTGGCATTGGCGTTGGAGTGGGTCTGGGTGTCGGGGTTGGCGTCGGTCTGGAGGTTGGCGTTGGAGTGGGTCTGGGTGTCGGGGTTGGAGTGGGCCTGGGGGTTGGCGTTGGCGTCGGCGCTGCTTTAGGGGTTGGCGAGGGTTCGGGTGGTGTCACTGCTTGCCGATCGCCTTGAAAGCGCTCGATCCAACTGCTAATCCTTTTGGATAAGGGTGTAACTTCAGGCTCGGCGATCGGTGGGGCTACGGATTCAGCTTCGGGGGTAGGGGTGGAGATTGGTGTTGGCGTTGATGGGGGAGTTGGCGGGACGGTAGGAGTTGTTTTGGGGGTCGAGGTCGGTGTGGGCGTCGGCTTGGGCGTCGGCGTCGGGGTTGGCCTGGGGGTCGGCGTGGGAGTCGGCGTGGGAGTCGGGGTCGGCGTGGGAGTCGGCGTCGGAGTCGGCGTAGGAGTCGGTGTCGGTGTCGGTGTGGGAGTCGGTGTGGGAGTCGGCGTCGGTTCGGGAACGGCACCGACAATGGCTAGGGCATCTGTGGCTTTTAGATCTCCCCGCACCAGACGGGAGAGGGTATCTGAGCCCCCTGGCTGGTAAGTGACAATACGGGCTGCGCTGTTGAACAGATTGCGGATAGACTGCCCTCGGCCATCCACCAGCTCGACCACCACGACATTTTGACCGGGCTTAAGTCCTTCGAGGTAAATCGGCTCCCATTCAGCCAATATCGCGCTGGCATCGTTGAGGGTGTAGCGGACGCGCCAGTCTTTCGGTGCATTGGGCAGGAGTGATTCGCGAATAGGGGCATTGGCCAGCCAAAAATCCAACAGGATCGGTTCAGCTCCGTAGGCTTTGACGGGACGACTGTAGGTTAAGACTGGCAAATCTGGCTGGGGAGCATATTCGGGGGTTTTGGCCAAGACGTGAAAGGTGACTTGGGCGTAGGCATCGGAGTTTTTAAAACTTTCGTGCCAGGGACGAGAGGCAAACACCCGCAGAGTATGGGTGCCCGGCGCCAAATTCTCCAGCACCAGAGGCTTATCGGCATCGTAATGGGCGATGTAGGGATCGTTATCGAGGATGACGTGCAGGTGAGGGCCTAGGCCCAATTCTTCATCTTTGAATAGCGGATAGCCTTCGACCTCAAACCGCACGGACAGCGACGAGCGAGTCAGCACTTCATCCGGTCGGGGACTGAGAATACTGACGTGAGGGGTATAGCGCTCCAGATAGCGATCGAGCTTGGCAATTTCGGGGGGTGTGGGAACAACGGCGATCGCCTTTCCTCTCGACCCCGAAGCGAGGTCTGGTTGCGAGGGTTGCGAGCAGCCAGTCAAGGCGATCGCCACAAT is from Synechococcus sp. PCC 7336 and encodes:
- a CDS encoding FecR family protein, which produces MDKRLDGLRINLGAAIALAACLPLVSISANAQEALTQARVDRIANQVTVELQGTSPREAQIDDQLVERDRLATGVASQAQLIFNDDSLVRVGQNSLFQFQAGGRQFLLEEGVAAVVTPPGAGGGRLSTPAAVAAVQGSFFLTISRNRDGSTIDVFFNFNARPLILLNLAGAEIGRLPPGHVALVIDGELVSLARFDPLFVIDNAPLLADLCSGAFPSSAVEQECQQVVSVNAPEDAREEFFRSLGPDPFDNREQLNEFLFETNSVPSIPPIIDPGPIDPGPIDPGPIDPGPIDNGPIDNGPIDNGPIDNGPIDNGQLDSVNGLSAP
- a CDS encoding alanine--glyoxylate aminotransferase family protein produces the protein MTATLAINNRHQLSLDPLKMPERLLLGPGPSNADPAVLNAMTTRQVSHLDPEFLARMSEIQSLLRYVWQTENQLTIPISGTGSAAMEATLANSVEPGDRVLVGVNGYFGLRLVDMAGRYGAEVQTIQRPWGETFTLAEIRQGLEQHRPAILALVHAETSTGACQSLDGVGDLCREFDCLLLVDTVTSMGGVPLYIDDWGIDLAYSCSQKCLSCPPGISPFTMGPRAIEKLNRRSSQVANWYLDMSLVSKYWGNDRTYHHTAPISMTYALREGLRLIADEGLAARWKRHRDTAEYLWSGLTEIGLDCYVERQDRLPTLTTVRIPDGVDGKAVFLKLLNEDNIEIGNGLGDLTGRVWRIGLMGANSSRENVDRVLEALPRAIAAV
- a CDS encoding ABC transporter ATP-binding protein, whose translation is MAPVLIIDGIWKHYFRGRDVLQDLSLQLEEGELLGLLGISGSGKTTLLRLIAGFERPNRGQILIRDRVVASPHDWVPPEQRQVGVVFQDYALFPHLTLKENVAFGLKKSAAAKSLSKEVARQQVKEAIALVGLQDFQDRYPAELSGGQQQRVALARALAPQPQLILLDEPFSNLDAGIRYRLRLQVREILSRANIAGVFVTHDQEEALSISDRVAVLHKGRLEQCDRPETIYRAPRTRFVAEFVTQANFLTASRTDGGWQTEIGLLGENEASDRPEDRVEVMVRQEDCSLVPDEASEVYVRGRQFLGHEAIYCLQLPSGREMHVRQLDELQPIPTGARIRLELKPDFAPQCFPANSDI
- a CDS encoding NAD(P)H-dependent glycerol-3-phosphate dehydrogenase, producing the protein MSVCPQVLGEGKPVRPQAIAILGAGAWGTTLAGLARSNGADVRLWSRRGERSLAEVAGEAGIVLSAISMQGVSSVIEQLQQGQLAPDCILVSATKGLDAATLQTPSQLWQQAFPEHPAVVLSGPNLSQEIDRGLPAATVVASDSELAAATVQVALASDRFRIYTNTDPIGTELGGSLKNIMAIAVGVCDGLDLGANAKAALVTRGLAEMLRIGLHFGARAETFSGLSGLGDLLATCSGLLSRNYQVGYYLAEGRSLAEALDLVAGTAEGVNTTPVMLEIAHREGIPVPIVRQVNRLLQGLDTPVAAVEALMDRELTSEVSS
- a CDS encoding pentapeptide repeat-containing protein, producing the protein MAAVSSVEELLEQYASGERDFRNSNLRGASLYKAKLWFVNLRGSDLTEADLRGADLRRANMIETTLQNADLRGSSLRRSSFERADLSGANLERADLTSGAKFMEAKLDGASLAGATYDSYTKFPAGFDPLAAGCC
- the deoC gene encoding deoxyribose-phosphate aldolase codes for the protein MPDRPSEIDLAPYIDHSLLDPIAPPERIDDLCRQADRFGFASVCILPCHVSRAVELLHNCRPKVSTVISFPLGASTTAVKLYEALEAKEAGAQELDVVLNLGWLKAGKSDRVHAEIARIVEETGLTVKAILEMTVLTEAEKRLAAELCADAGVAYLKTSTGWRGGATLADVALLQEVTGGQVGIKASGGIKTVEGAIALIEAGATRLGTSRGVQLMQQWRDRASKGAD
- a CDS encoding pentapeptide repeat-containing protein; amino-acid sequence: MFVPLRYDWGAAIAIAAIATGAAVRAGEFDAIRQLQVTGQCQTCQLQQANFQGADLSYVKLTGADLRGAKFYGGGPLPASLEGSDLEGADLRDADLRLVNLRGTNLQAANLRRANLFAADLRGTQLAGADLRGANLSQALVFAEDSSEVVSEIAPSRPRAIVASNDVGGWQLQTSLERAPTLQVSLQGAVYNAFTQFPAGFDPVAAGMRLEP